The following DNA comes from Acidobacteriota bacterium.
CCTCAAGGCCTGCATCGTCTACCTCATCACCACCGGTGTCGGCGTGTGGGGCAACCAGGTGCCCGTGGCCTGGGGCTTCCCCATCGTCAACTTCGTCTTCTGGGTCGGCATCGGCCACGCGGGGACGCTGATTTCGGCGGTGCTCTTTCTCTTCCGTCAGAAGTGGCGGACGAGCATCAACCGCTCCGCGGAGGCCATGACGATCTTCGCGGTCGCCTGCGCCGGGACGTTCCCGGCGATTCACATCGGTCGTGTCTGGCTGGCGTACTGGCTCTTCCCGCTGCCCAACCAGATGGCCATGTGGCCCAACTTCCGCAGTCCCCTGCTGTGGGACGTCTTCGCCGTGAGCACCTACGCGCTGGTTTCCACCATGTTCTGGTTCATGGGTATGGTGCCCGATCTGGCGACTCTGCGTGACCGGGCGACGGGCAAGATCCGGCAGATCGCCTACGGCATCGCCAGCCTGGGGTGGACCGGGTCGAATCGTCACTGGCTTCGCTTCGAGCGGGCCTACCTGATTCTCGCCGCCCTCGCCACGCCGCTGGTGCTCAGCGTGCATTCCATCGTCAGCTTCGACTTCGCGGTTTCCATCCTGCCTGGATGGCATACGACCATCTTCCCGCCCTACTTCGTGGCCGGAGCGATTTTCAGCGGCTTCGGCATGGTGGCGACGATTCTGATCCCCTGTCGCCGCTTCCTCGGACTCGAAGACCTGATCACGCGGCGGCACATCGAGAACATGGCCAAGATCATTCTCGTCACGGGTTCGATGGTCGGCTACGCCTATTCCGTCGAGTTCTTCATCGCCTGGTACAGCGGGAATCTGGCCGAACA
Coding sequences within:
- the nrfD gene encoding NrfD/PsrC family molybdoenzyme membrane anchor subunit; this translates as MSTAPIDNLGQDPRQRAPLVLGGKGFTEVTETVCAVAERKRWPLGWWASFGVALTLLLILKACIVYLITTGVGVWGNQVPVAWGFPIVNFVFWVGIGHAGTLISAVLFLFRQKWRTSINRSAEAMTIFAVACAGTFPAIHIGRVWLAYWLFPLPNQMAMWPNFRSPLLWDVFAVSTYALVSTMFWFMGMVPDLATLRDRATGKIRQIAYGIASLGWTGSNRHWLRFERAYLILAALATPLVLSVHSIVSFDFAVSILPGWHTTIFPPYFVAGAIFSGFGMVATILIPCRRFLGLEDLITRRHIENMAKIILVTGSMVGYAYSVEFFIAWYSGNLAEQFTFINRAFGPYKVGYWIMFTCNAFIPQLFWFRKVRTSALGVWIISIFVNIGMWFERFVIVMSSLSRDYLPSSWGHFTPTLIDILTLVGSFGLFFTLFLLFIRFLPIVAMAEVKSVMPQALVSHDGHRPFGDYWPDAPHPDRQRPRHGEDAS